The Trueperaceae bacterium region CCGTCGCGGGCCGGTCCGCGGAGGCGACCATCGCCGGGATGGAAGGCCGCATCTCCAGGCTGGGCCTCGCGTCGCAGGTGCAGTTAGGCGTTCAGCAGCAGCTGGTGAACCAGATGTACAGGTTCGGGCCGGCGGGCGCGATAGCCGCGAACAGCCTCGGCCTCGTCGGCGGCGGCATGGCAGCCGTATCCGCCGGCACCATCGCCGCCACCGCCGGCATCGTCGCCGTCGCCGGCGCAGCCTTCACCCTCACCCGCAGGGGCATCCCGCAGGTGCAGGAGTTCCAACGCTCCCTCCGCGTCATGGTCGCCGGCGGTGAGGACCTCGACGCCGCGGGCTTGGATGAGACCCTCAGGCGCATCCAGGAGCAGGCCGGCGCCGCCGGGCGGCAGTTCAGCAGGAGCCAGATCGCCACCGCCATGAGCGAACTCGTGAAGGCCGGGCTGGATGCGCGCAGCGCGATGGACCTCCTCGTGCCCGGCATGCGGTTGGCGGCGGTGACGGGTGAGGACCTGAACACCACCACCTCGCGGCTCCTCGCGAACCTGCGGCAGTTCCGGCTCGGCACCACGGAAGCCGCGAGGGTCGCGGACGTGCTCGCCGTCGCGGACCTGAACGCGGCTGAGACCGCCGCTGAACTGTCCGAGGGCCTGCGCATCGTGGGTCCCGTCGCGCAGGCGGCGGGCGTCGCGCTTGAGGACGTGACAGGCATCCTCGTCGAGTTGAACAACGCCGGGTTGCCTGCGGCGGACATGGCCGCCACGGCGCTGCGCAGCACGCTCGCGCAGCTCCTGGCGCCATCCGGCGCGGCGCAGGCGGCGCTCGACCGGTTGGGCGTGAAGCTGAGGGACGTGAACGGTGAGGCGCGTCCCCTCCTGGACGTGCTGCGGGACCTCCGCGCCGCGATGGAGGAGAGCGGTGAGGCGGCGCAGGCGGCGGCGGAGATATTCGACACCAGGGCCATCACCGCCATCCTCAACTACAGCGAGAAGAGCGACGCGCTTGCCGCGAGCCTGAGGAACGCGAACGGCGCCGCGAAGGAGTACGCGGACACGTTCCTGGATAACAACCTCATCGCCGCGCAGAACGAATTGAACGCCGCCCTCGACGACCTCGCCGCGACGTTCACCACGGCGTTCGCTGATGACATCGCTAAGGTCGCCAACGCCATCAGTAACGTCGTCCGGTACTTGGATGAGCTCGCGAACGCGCCGAGCATCGACCTGGCCGTCAAGATAGCCATCCGGCCGATCATCGAAGGCATCGAGGAGGAGGGCCTCGCCAGGTTCCTCCTCGACTGGCTCCTTGACAGTATGCCGTTGATGCCGCCGCAGGCGAAGGAGGCGGCGCGGCGGGCTTTCGAGGAGTTGTTCGTCCCGAAGCCCCTCATGTCGGGCGGTCGGAGGACGGCCGGCACGGCCATCCCCGGCCCCGTGGGTCCCGTGATCAACTTCGGCGGCGACAACTCCATCTTCGGCCCGCCCCTCCCAGGCGAGGAGGAGGGCCTCGTGGCGGTGGGTGCCTCCTTGGATGACCTCATCGCGAAAGCCCGCCAGTTGAAGGCGGCGCTGGAGGCCGCGCGGGACCCGCGCGCGTGGATAGCCGCGAACCAAGCCGTCGAAGCGTTCCGCGCCTCCAGCGACGACGCCGCCATCGCGTGGGAGGCGGTGAACGCCACGACGCGCGAGGTCAGCGCGACGAAGCCGCCCCGCACATGGCAGGACGTGTTCACGGACCTCGCTGAATCCGGCAAGCTCGCCGAGCAGCGCGCGCTCGCGTTCGGGAACACCACCGAGGCGCAACTGGAATCCGTGCAGACCCGCGCGCGGCTCGTGGAAGCCGCCATCAAGGAACTCACGGAATCGTTCGGTTTCACGTTCGCATCCGACGAGGTGCAGTTCCTCATCGCCCGCCTCGAAGCGCTCGGGGTGGAGGAGGAACGCCTCAAGCGCCTCATCAGCCAGCCCGCCACGCGGCAGGATGTCATCGCCGGCCTGACGGCACCCGGAACCGTTCACGACGCGCTCGCCGCGCCTGGGGGTGTGCGCGTCGACCCGGACGCGGAGAAGGCCCGCCTGCAACAACTGGCGGACGCCGACGCCAGGGTCAAAGGCGAGTTGTCAAGGTCCGAGCAGGAGTACGTCCGGCAGTCCCTACGTAACCTCGGCCTCCTCGAGGCCAGCACCGTCGAGTACGTCGGGATCGCCGACCGCGCCGCCGGCGCGAACACCAAGGTCGCGCGCGCCCTCGTCGACATGGCGCCCGCAACGCAACGCGCCGCGCTGGAGCAGCAGAAGCTCCTCCCCGCACTCAGGGAACAAGAGGCGGCCCTGGTGACGCTCCTGGGCGTGTACCAGGTCGGGTCCGACAAGTGGCTGGAGGCCGCCGCGACCCTCGCGCAGGTGCGCGGGGAGATCGACGAGCTCACCGACCGCAGCGACGCCCTCCAAGCGAACCTCCGGGCGTTGGCGCAGGCGCGCGCGGACGCGTTCAACGCCCGCGCGGGCGTGCGCGCCCTGCGGCGGGACGCGAACGACATCATCGAGCAGGCCGTCAGGGACTTCACCCTCACCGGCAGCACCACCGGCATACCCGCCCTGAAGGACCTCGAGCAGCAGATCGTCGACGCCCTGAACGAGGCGGGGGATGACCCGTCCGCCGCGCCGCTCGCGGGACTATTGACGAAGGTCAGGGCGGTGCTGTCCATCATGGAAGCCGACGCGGAGGACACCGCGAACCGCATCGCCCGCACCCTCACCAGCAACGCCGGCCTGCAGGCGGCGCAGAACGCGCGGGTGGAGCAGCGCGAGTTCGCGCGCCGCATAGCCGAAGCCGTCGAGGAAGGCTCCGTGGACACCCTCAAGAGCGTCGAGGCGGACCTCGTGAGGCGCCTGCAGGAGTTGGGTGACGACCCAAGCGCCGCGCCCCTCCTCGGGCTGCTGGTGCGCGTGAGGCGGGAGATAAGCGACGCGGCGGTTCGCGCTGAACGGTTGGACGTCGCGAAAGGCAAGGTGGTGGAGTTCACGCGCGCGCAGGTCGCGCTCGGGCAAGCCACCAGGCAAGACGTCATCGCAGCCCTCCGCGACCAGATAACCACCATCGAGGAACTGCTGCCGACCGTGGAGGACGGCAGTCAGGAGCAACTCGACCTCGCCGCCGCCCTCGTCGAAGCCAGGACGGAGCTTGGCGAGATGACCGGCGCGACGGACCGCGGCCGCGTCGTCTTCAACGACTTCACCGCCGCCAGCATCGTCGCGGCGGACGGCATGCGAGGCGTCGCGAGCGGCGCGCGGGACTTGCGGGAACAGAGCGAATCCGCCGCGGAGACCGTCGACCTCCTCAGAGCGAGGCTGCAGCACGCCATCCTCGTCTACGGCGCGAACAGCGAGGAGGTCGCCCGCCTCAGCCGCGAACTGAACGAGCTCCAGCTTCGCCTCGCGCTCGAGGACCTGCGCGCCAACGGCTTCGCGGGCCTGTCGGAAGCCTCCAAGGCCGTCCTGCGCCTCAACGGCGTCATGCTCCTGGGTGAGGGAACCACCCGAGATTTCGCCACCGCCCTGCGTGACCTGGCGGGCGCGACGGGTAACGAGATCGCCGCGGGCATCGCTGACATCATCGACGGCATTCAACAGATAGCCACCGCCGCCGGCGACGCGAGCGACATCGTCGCCGGGTTGACGCTCGCGTTCAACGGCGCCACGCGCATCGGTAAAGCCGCGCAGTCGGGTGACACGTTCGGGGCGGTGAGCGGCTTCATCAGCGCCGCCGCGGAGGGCATCGGGCAGCTCAAAGACATCCCCGGACTCGGCGCGCTAGCCACCGCCGCCCTGGGTTTCGGGCAGCTCATCATCCAAGGCATCAGTGACGCCTTCACCGGCGACAGTCCCGCAGCGCGCGCCATCAGGGACAACCTCACGCCCGCCGTGGCGTCCGCGTTCGCGAACGGCAT contains the following coding sequences:
- a CDS encoding phage tail tape measure protein; protein product: MEGRISRLGLASQVQLGVQQQLVNQMYRFGPAGAIAANSLGLVGGGMAAVSAGTIAATAGIVAVAGAAFTLTRRGIPQVQEFQRSLRVMVAGGEDLDAAGLDETLRRIQEQAGAAGRQFSRSQIATAMSELVKAGLDARSAMDLLVPGMRLAAVTGEDLNTTTSRLLANLRQFRLGTTEAARVADVLAVADLNAAETAAELSEGLRIVGPVAQAAGVALEDVTGILVELNNAGLPAADMAATALRSTLAQLLAPSGAAQAALDRLGVKLRDVNGEARPLLDVLRDLRAAMEESGEAAQAAAEIFDTRAITAILNYSEKSDALAASLRNANGAAKEYADTFLDNNLIAAQNELNAALDDLAATFTTAFADDIAKVANAISNVVRYLDELANAPSIDLAVKIAIRPIIEGIEEEGLARFLLDWLLDSMPLMPPQAKEAARRAFEELFVPKPLMSGGRRTAGTAIPGPVGPVINFGGDNSIFGPPLPGEEEGLVAVGASLDDLIAKARQLKAALEAARDPRAWIAANQAVEAFRASSDDAAIAWEAVNATTREVSATKPPRTWQDVFTDLAESGKLAEQRALAFGNTTEAQLESVQTRARLVEAAIKELTESFGFTFASDEVQFLIARLEALGVEEERLKRLISQPATRQDVIAGLTAPGTVHDALAAPGGVRVDPDAEKARLQQLADADARVKGELSRSEQEYVRQSLRNLGLLEASTVEYVGIADRAAGANTKVARALVDMAPATQRAALEQQKLLPALREQEAALVTLLGVYQVGSDKWLEAAATLAQVRGEIDELTDRSDALQANLRALAQARADAFNARAGVRALRRDANDIIEQAVRDFTLTGSTTGIPALKDLEQQIVDALNEAGDDPSAAPLAGLLTKVRAVLSIMEADAEDTANRIARTLTSNAGLQAAQNARVEQREFARRIAEAVEEGSVDTLKSVEADLVRRLQELGDDPSAAPLLGLLVRVRREISDAAVRAERLDVAKGKVVEFTRAQVALGQATRQDVIAALRDQITTIEELLPTVEDGSQEQLDLAAALVEARTELGEMTGATDRGRVVFNDFTAASIVAADGMRGVASGARDLREQSESAAETVDLLRARLQHAILVYGANSEEVARLSRELNELQLRLALEDLRANGFAGLSEASKAVLRLNGVMLLGEGTTRDFATALRDLAGATGNEIAAGIADIIDGIQQIATAAGDASDIVAGLTLAFNGATRIGKAAQSGDTFGAVSGFISAAAEGIGQLKDIPGLGALATAALGFGQLIIQGISDAFTGDSPAARAIRDNLTPAVASAFANGIMAALKGQEDWREALKGNVKEAFLGALIQAFVQGAIVEAILAPLILQFSKLIGQKRYEEAKQFLAAELPAAVEEALQAVDIFVGSIPSGLLPGSGDARERGGDGRSELTPSIHSLPVASVVAAPSWVPELGANITRFGTATETFDSAVTRLVENLVEAGVTVNVNQTRFNGSAAAARAA